A part of Pantoea vagans genomic DNA contains:
- the parC gene encoding DNA topoisomerase IV subunit A — protein sequence MSELTQDGAERLALHTFTENAYLNYSMYVIMDRALPYIGDGLKPVQRRIVYAMSELGLSASAKFKKSARTVGDVLGKYHPHGDSACYEAMVLMAQPFSYRYPLVDGQGNWGAPDDPKSFAAMRYTESRLSKYAELLLGELGQGTVDYQPNFDGTLQEPKMLPARLPNILLNGTTGIAVGMATDIPPHNLREVAQAAIALIDAPKTTLDQLLDIVQGPDYPTEAEIITPRDEIRKIYQTGRGSIRQRAVWKKEEGEVVITALPHQVSGARVLEQIANQMRNKKLPMVEDLRDESDHENPTRLVIVPRSNRVDLDQVMNHLFATTDLEKSYRVNLNMIGLDNRPAVKNLHEILTEWLVFRRDTVKRRLNYRLDRVLRRLHILEGLLVAFLNIDEVIEIIRTEDEPKPVLMSRFGISETQAESILELKLRHLAKLEEMKIRGEQADLEKERDQLQATLASERKMNTLLKKELQADSASYGDDRRSPLCEREEAKALSETELVPSEPVTIVLSQMGWVRSAKGHDIDPAGLSYKAGDSYLAAARGKSNQPVAFIDSTGRSYTLDPTSLPSARGQGEPLTGKLTPPPGAVVEQVLMEPDDQRLLMASDAGYGFICTFSDLISRNRAGKALLTLPDNARVMTPMAVHHEDDMLLAITQAGRMLMFPVGELPQMSKGKGNKIISIPSAEAAAGQDKLAWLMILPPGSAITLHVGKRKMLLRSEELQKFRADRGRRGTLLPRGLQKIDRVELDTPARPASPDSEA from the coding sequence ATGAGTGAACTGACTCAGGATGGTGCAGAGCGTCTTGCCCTGCACACATTCACCGAGAATGCGTACTTAAACTATTCGATGTACGTCATCATGGACCGCGCACTGCCTTACATTGGCGACGGATTAAAGCCGGTTCAGCGACGTATCGTTTACGCCATGTCCGAGCTGGGCCTGAGCGCCAGCGCAAAATTCAAAAAATCGGCACGTACCGTGGGTGACGTGCTGGGTAAATACCATCCGCACGGCGACAGCGCCTGCTATGAAGCGATGGTGCTGATGGCGCAGCCGTTCTCCTACCGTTATCCGCTGGTCGACGGCCAGGGTAACTGGGGCGCGCCGGATGATCCCAAGTCGTTCGCGGCGATGCGTTACACCGAATCCCGTCTGTCAAAATATGCCGAGCTGCTGCTGGGCGAGCTGGGTCAGGGCACGGTCGACTATCAGCCGAACTTTGATGGCACGCTGCAGGAGCCGAAGATGTTACCGGCGCGCCTGCCCAATATTCTGCTGAACGGCACCACCGGTATCGCCGTGGGCATGGCGACCGATATTCCGCCACACAACCTGCGCGAAGTAGCTCAGGCGGCGATCGCACTGATCGACGCGCCGAAAACCACGCTGGACCAGCTGCTGGATATTGTTCAGGGACCTGATTATCCGACCGAGGCGGAAATCATTACGCCGCGTGACGAAATCCGTAAAATTTATCAGACCGGGCGCGGCTCCATCCGCCAGCGTGCGGTATGGAAGAAAGAAGAGGGCGAGGTGGTTATCACCGCGCTGCCGCATCAGGTATCAGGCGCGCGCGTACTGGAGCAGATTGCTAACCAGATGCGCAATAAAAAGCTGCCGATGGTGGAGGATCTGCGTGATGAATCAGATCACGAGAACCCGACCCGTCTGGTGATCGTGCCGCGCTCTAACCGCGTCGATCTCGATCAGGTGATGAACCATCTGTTCGCCACCACCGATCTGGAGAAGAGTTACCGCGTTAACCTCAATATGATCGGTCTGGATAACCGCCCTGCGGTGAAAAACCTGCACGAGATCCTGACAGAATGGCTGGTGTTCCGCCGCGACACGGTCAAACGTCGTCTGAACTACCGACTGGATCGCGTGCTGCGCCGCCTGCATATTCTGGAAGGTTTGCTGGTCGCATTCCTGAACATTGATGAAGTGATCGAGATCATCCGTACTGAGGATGAGCCGAAGCCGGTCCTGATGTCGCGTTTTGGCATCAGTGAAACGCAGGCCGAATCGATCCTCGAACTGAAGTTGCGCCACCTGGCAAAACTGGAAGAGATGAAGATCCGTGGCGAGCAGGCGGATCTGGAAAAAGAGCGCGATCAGCTGCAGGCGACGCTGGCGTCTGAACGCAAGATGAACACCCTGCTGAAAAAAGAGTTACAGGCTGACAGCGCCAGCTACGGCGACGATCGTCGTTCGCCGCTGTGTGAGCGTGAAGAAGCCAAAGCCCTGAGCGAAACCGAGCTGGTGCCGTCTGAACCGGTCACCATTGTGCTGTCGCAGATGGGCTGGGTGCGCAGCGCCAAAGGCCACGATATCGATCCCGCCGGACTGAGCTATAAAGCGGGCGACAGCTATCTGGCTGCCGCACGCGGCAAGAGCAATCAGCCGGTGGCCTTTATCGACTCCACCGGCCGCAGCTATACGCTGGATCCGACATCGCTGCCTTCCGCGCGCGGACAGGGCGAGCCGCTGACCGGCAAGCTGACGCCACCGCCGGGTGCGGTGGTTGAACAGGTGCTGATGGAGCCGGATGACCAGCGTCTGCTGATGGCGTCTGATGCGGGCTACGGCTTTATCTGTACCTTCAGCGACCTGATATCGCGCAACCGCGCCGGTAAAGCGCTGCTGACGCTGCCGGACAATGCCCGCGTGATGACGCCAATGGCGGTGCATCATGAAGATGACATGCTGCTGGCGATTACCCAGGCGGGACGCATGCTGATGTTCCCGGTTGGCGAACTGCCGCAGATGTCGAAAGGCAAGGGCAACAAAATCATCTCCATTCCGTCAGCAGAAGCCGCTGCGGGTCAGGACAAACTGGCCTGGCTGATGATCCTGCCGCCGGGCAGCGCGATCACACTGCACGTGGGCAAGCGTAAAATGCTGCTGCGCAGTGAAGAGCTGCAGAAATTCCGCGCCGATCGCGGACGTCGCGGCACGCTGTTACCGCGCGGCCTGCAAAAAATTGATCGTGTTGAACTGGATACGCCTGCGCGTCCGGCGAGCCCGGATAGCGAAGCGTAA
- a CDS encoding 1-acylglycerol-3-phosphate O-acyltransferase produces the protein MLLILRAIIVVIYSILICIFGCIWCLFSPRDPRHVATFGHLFGKLSTVFGLKVDLRRPEGAENYGNAIYIANHQNNYDMVTAAKMVQPYTVTVGKKSLLWVPFFGLLYWLTGNLLIDRDDRAKARGTIGELVDQFNRKRISIWMFPEGTRSRGRGLLPFKTGAFHAAVAAGVPIIPIVVSNTHGKIDLNRWNNGLVIVEMLPPVDVKAFESSSVRKLATHCRELMAAKLEELNAEVAEREKNGKI, from the coding sequence ATGTTACTGATTCTGCGTGCCATTATCGTCGTCATTTATTCGATCCTGATCTGTATCTTTGGCTGTATCTGGTGTCTTTTTTCACCACGCGATCCGCGCCACGTCGCCACTTTTGGCCATCTGTTCGGCAAATTGTCGACGGTATTTGGTCTTAAAGTTGATCTGCGCAGACCGGAAGGCGCGGAGAATTATGGCAATGCGATCTATATCGCCAACCATCAGAACAACTACGACATGGTCACCGCGGCCAAAATGGTGCAGCCCTATACGGTCACCGTGGGCAAGAAGAGCCTGCTGTGGGTGCCGTTTTTTGGCCTGCTCTACTGGCTGACCGGCAACCTGCTGATTGACCGCGATGACCGGGCGAAAGCGCGCGGCACCATCGGTGAGCTGGTGGATCAGTTTAACCGCAAGCGCATCTCTATCTGGATGTTCCCGGAAGGAACGCGCAGCCGTGGCCGTGGCCTGCTGCCGTTTAAAACCGGTGCCTTCCACGCTGCCGTGGCGGCGGGCGTGCCGATCATTCCGATTGTGGTCTCCAATACCCATGGCAAGATCGATCTCAATCGCTGGAACAACGGTCTGGTCATTGTTGAGATGCTGCCGCCGGTTGATGTAAAAGCATTCGAGTCTTCGTCGGTGCGTAAGCTGGCGACTCACTGTCGCGAACTGATGGCGGCGAAGCTGGAAGAGCTCAATGCCGAAGTCGCAGAACGCGAAAAAAACGGAAAAATCTGA
- the ftsP gene encoding cell division protein FtsP, with the protein MSFSRRQFIQLSAGAALSASLLPHAAHAASSANGDTPLPVPPLLESRRGQPLFLTMQRSHWSFNGDNNKVPVWGINGLYLGPTVRVYSGDDVKLIYSNRLNESVSMTVSGLQLPGALMGGAPRMMSAGVDWAPVLPIRQAASTCWYHANTPNRMAPHIYNGLAGMWLVEDDIGKQLPLPKHYGVDDFPIIIQDKRLDNFATPVYDPPQDGGFLGDTLLVNGVRNPYVEVSRGWVRLRLLNASNARRYEMVLSDNRPFMVIASDQGYLPAPVAVQRLSLAPGERREVLVDMSQGDEVSITAGTAAGIMDRLRGFFEPSSILTSTLILTLRPTGLLPLVTDNLPMRLLADQILDGVAVRTREFRIGDSMPGINGALWDMNRIDTTAQQGTFERWILHADRPQSLHIQGVMFLIKSVNGAQPMGEDRGWKDTVWVDGSVELMVTFPQSSSDHFPFVYYSQTLELADRGTAGQLVVQPTA; encoded by the coding sequence ATGTCTTTCAGCAGACGTCAGTTCATCCAGCTTTCTGCCGGAGCGGCGCTTAGCGCCAGTTTACTCCCTCATGCGGCACATGCCGCTTCTTCAGCCAATGGCGATACGCCACTTCCGGTTCCGCCGTTGCTGGAATCCCGTCGCGGCCAGCCGCTGTTTCTGACGATGCAGCGCAGCCACTGGTCATTTAATGGCGACAATAACAAAGTGCCGGTGTGGGGCATTAATGGCCTCTACCTCGGCCCGACCGTCCGGGTTTACAGCGGTGACGACGTTAAGCTGATCTACAGCAACCGGCTGAATGAGTCCGTCTCCATGACCGTCAGCGGTTTGCAGCTGCCGGGTGCGTTAATGGGTGGCGCGCCACGTATGATGTCGGCCGGTGTCGACTGGGCGCCGGTGCTGCCGATTCGTCAGGCGGCCTCAACCTGCTGGTATCACGCCAATACCCCAAACCGCATGGCGCCGCATATCTATAACGGTCTGGCGGGCATGTGGCTGGTGGAAGATGACATCGGCAAACAGCTGCCGCTGCCGAAGCATTACGGCGTCGATGACTTCCCCATCATCATTCAGGACAAGCGGCTCGATAACTTTGCCACGCCGGTCTATGACCCGCCGCAGGATGGTGGTTTCCTGGGTGATACGCTGCTGGTGAATGGGGTACGCAATCCTTATGTTGAGGTGTCACGCGGCTGGGTGCGCCTGCGTCTGCTGAACGCCTCGAATGCGCGACGCTATGAGATGGTGCTCAGCGACAATCGTCCGTTTATGGTGATTGCCAGCGATCAGGGCTATCTGCCTGCGCCGGTGGCGGTGCAGCGTCTGTCACTGGCGCCGGGCGAACGTCGTGAAGTGCTGGTGGATATGTCGCAGGGTGACGAAGTGTCGATTACGGCGGGAACAGCGGCAGGCATTATGGATCGGCTGCGCGGTTTCTTTGAGCCATCTTCTATTCTGACCTCCACCCTGATCCTGACGCTGCGCCCAACCGGCTTACTGCCGCTGGTGACGGATAATCTGCCGATGCGGCTGCTGGCCGACCAGATTCTGGATGGCGTGGCGGTGCGCACCCGCGAATTCCGCATCGGTGACAGTATGCCGGGCATCAACGGCGCGCTCTGGGATATGAACCGCATTGACACCACTGCGCAGCAGGGCACCTTTGAGCGCTGGATCCTGCACGCCGATCGGCCGCAGTCGCTGCATATTCAGGGCGTGATGTTCCTGATTAAAAGTGTGAATGGCGCTCAGCCGATGGGCGAAGATCGTGGCTGGAAAGATACGGTGTGGGTTGATGGCAGCGTGGAACTGATGGTTACCTTCCCGCAGAGTTCGTCCGATCACTTTCCGTTCGTCTATTACAGTCAGACGCTGGAACTGGCCGATCGCGGTACGGCCGGTCAGCTAGTGGTGCAGCCCACGGCATAA
- the dkgA gene encoding 2,5-didehydrogluconate reductase DkgA, with amino-acid sequence MADQPIIKLRDGNMMPQLGLGVWQASIEDARHAVLKALEVGYRSIDTAAAYKNEEAIGQALQETDVPREEIFVTTKLWNDDQQNVQQAMETSLEKLKLDQVDLYLMHWPCPEKDHYVDAWKKMIELQQQGLTKSIGVCNFHEAHLKRLLDETGVTPVVNQIELHPMLQQRTLHAWNALHQIQTESWSPLAQGGKGVFDQEIIKSLAKKYGKTPAQIVIRWHLDSGLVVIPKSVTPARIEENFKVFDFRLDKHEVSDIAKLDSGNRLGPDPETFN; translated from the coding sequence ATGGCAGACCAACCCATTATCAAACTGCGCGATGGCAATATGATGCCGCAACTCGGACTCGGTGTGTGGCAGGCCAGCATCGAAGATGCGCGTCATGCGGTGCTGAAAGCGCTTGAGGTCGGCTATCGCTCAATCGATACCGCCGCCGCCTATAAGAATGAAGAGGCGATTGGCCAGGCTCTGCAGGAAACCGACGTACCGCGCGAAGAAATTTTCGTGACCACCAAACTGTGGAACGACGATCAGCAGAACGTTCAGCAGGCGATGGAAACCAGCCTGGAAAAACTCAAACTGGATCAGGTCGATCTCTATCTGATGCACTGGCCGTGCCCGGAAAAAGACCATTACGTTGATGCCTGGAAGAAGATGATCGAACTGCAGCAGCAGGGGCTGACCAAAAGCATCGGCGTCTGTAACTTCCATGAAGCGCACCTGAAGCGTCTGCTGGATGAAACCGGTGTGACGCCGGTCGTGAACCAGATTGAACTGCACCCGATGCTACAACAGCGCACGCTGCATGCGTGGAACGCGCTGCACCAGATCCAGACCGAATCCTGGAGTCCGCTGGCGCAGGGCGGTAAAGGGGTCTTCGATCAGGAGATCATCAAGTCGCTGGCGAAGAAATATGGCAAGACACCGGCGCAGATTGTGATCCGCTGGCATCTGGATAGCGGTCTGGTGGTGATTCCGAAGTCGGTGACGCCAGCGCGTATCGAAGAGAACTTCAAGGTGTTCGACTTCCGTCTGGATAAGCATGAAGTGAGTGATATTGCGAAACTGGACAGCGGCAATCGTCTGGGACCGGACCCGGAAACCTTTAACTGA
- a CDS encoding AraC family transcriptional regulator — MAHDALCHRLAQQVVTLMTHGRDRLCPVENVSLIYASQYRPRTPMMYQPGIVILFQGSKTGYLGSTVFQYDASKYLMLTVPLPVECETWASPEIPIAGLCLRVDTASLQDLLIEIGDDDQFQPQPQTSGIHSAWLTEPMLCAAERLLDVMTQPRDARVLGPHIVREIIYYVLTGPIGGALLSLMSRQTQFSLIARALRRIENHYAENLSVDALAAEVNMSVSAFHHNFKTVTQTSPLQYLKRYRLHQARLLMLHDGLKASAAAVRVGYESPSQFSREFKRYFGVTPGEEVSRVRQTVADPSV, encoded by the coding sequence ATGGCGCACGATGCACTGTGTCACCGGCTGGCACAGCAGGTAGTCACCTTAATGACCCATGGTCGCGACCGTCTTTGCCCGGTCGAAAATGTGTCGCTGATTTATGCCAGTCAATATCGTCCCCGTACGCCGATGATGTATCAGCCCGGCATTGTCATCCTGTTTCAGGGCAGCAAAACCGGCTATCTCGGCAGCACCGTGTTTCAGTATGACGCCAGCAAATACCTGATGCTGACCGTGCCGCTGCCGGTGGAGTGCGAAACCTGGGCCTCGCCGGAGATCCCGATTGCCGGGCTGTGTCTCAGGGTTGATACCGCCAGCCTGCAGGATCTGCTGATTGAAATTGGCGACGACGATCAGTTTCAGCCGCAGCCGCAGACTTCGGGTATTCACTCGGCCTGGCTGACGGAACCGATGCTGTGCGCCGCGGAGCGACTGCTGGATGTGATGACCCAGCCGCGCGATGCGCGCGTGCTGGGGCCGCATATCGTGCGGGAGATTATCTACTATGTGCTGACTGGCCCGATTGGCGGCGCGCTGCTTTCGCTGATGAGCCGACAGACGCAGTTCAGCCTCATCGCGCGCGCCCTGCGACGGATTGAGAATCACTATGCGGAAAACCTCAGCGTCGATGCGCTGGCCGCGGAAGTGAACATGAGCGTCTCAGCCTTTCACCATAACTTCAAAACGGTGACGCAGACCTCGCCGTTACAGTATCTCAAGCGCTATCGCCTGCATCAGGCGCGGCTGCTGATGCTGCACGATGGACTCAAGGCGAGTGCGGCGGCGGTGCGGGTGGGCTATGAAAGCCCTTCGCAATTTTCGCGGGAGTTTAAACGCTATTTCGGCGTGACGCCGGGGGAAGAGGTGAGTCGTGTCAGGCAGACGGTAGCGGATCCGTCCGTCTGA
- a CDS encoding DedA family protein, which yields MGVLHEIVQALWHQDFAALANPDVVWVVYGVMFLTLFLENGLLPASFLPGDSLLLLAGAMVAKGVMDFVPTMVILTTAASLGCWLSYLQGRWLGNTRLVKSWLMHLPAQYHQRAWNMFNRHGLMALLVGRFLAFIRTILPTMAGIAGLQNGRFQLFNWLSGVLWVGIVVAFGYGISQVPFIKRHEDQVMAILMILPMVLLVLGLSGSIVVIWKKRRQKRA from the coding sequence ATGGGTGTTTTACACGAGATTGTCCAGGCGCTCTGGCATCAGGATTTTGCCGCGCTGGCAAATCCGGATGTGGTGTGGGTGGTGTACGGCGTGATGTTTCTGACGCTGTTTCTGGAAAATGGTCTGCTGCCCGCCTCTTTCCTGCCGGGCGACAGTCTGCTGCTGCTGGCAGGCGCGATGGTGGCTAAAGGGGTGATGGATTTTGTGCCGACGATGGTGATCCTCACGACGGCCGCCAGCCTCGGCTGCTGGCTGAGCTATCTGCAGGGCCGCTGGCTGGGGAATACCCGGCTTGTGAAGAGCTGGCTGATGCATCTGCCGGCACAGTATCACCAGCGCGCCTGGAATATGTTTAACCGTCACGGCCTGATGGCGCTGCTGGTCGGCCGTTTTCTTGCCTTTATCCGCACTATCCTGCCGACCATGGCGGGCATTGCAGGCCTGCAGAATGGCCGCTTTCAGCTGTTTAACTGGCTCAGCGGCGTGCTGTGGGTCGGCATTGTGGTTGCCTTTGGCTATGGCATCAGCCAGGTGCCGTTTATCAAGCGTCATGAAGATCAGGTGATGGCGATTCTGATGATACTGCCGATGGTGCTGCTGGTGCTCGGCCTGTCCGGCAGCATTGTGGTGATCTGGAAAAAGCGTCGCCAGAAACGCGCCTGA
- the metC gene encoding cystathionine beta-lyase produces the protein MTTRKIDTTLVSAGRSKRYTQGSVNSVIQRASSLVFDTVAEKKRATAGRAKGELFYGRRGTLTHFALQDAMTELEGGAGCVLYPCGAAAVANAILAFVEAGDHVLMSGAVYEPTQDFCTKILAKLQVSTGWFDHCIGSEIGELVQPNTRVVFLESPASITMEVQDIPAIVAAVRAKAPEAIIMIDNTWAAGILFNALAHGIDISIQAGTKYLIGHSDAMIGTAVANACCIDQLRENSYLMGQMVDADTAYMASRGLRTLGTRLRQHEESAIQVAEWLAARPEVARVNHPALAQSKGHAFWQRDFNGSSGLFSFILQEKLDAPQLAEYLDHFHHFSMAYSWGGYESLILANQPEELAEIRPAGGVDFTGTLVRLHIGLEHVDDLLTDLEAGFARLTR, from the coding sequence ATGACCACCAGAAAAATTGATACCACGCTCGTCAGTGCAGGACGCAGCAAGCGTTATACCCAGGGCTCGGTGAACAGCGTCATTCAGCGCGCCTCTTCGCTGGTTTTTGATACGGTTGCAGAGAAGAAACGCGCCACCGCCGGTCGGGCAAAAGGCGAACTCTTTTATGGCCGTCGTGGCACCCTGACGCACTTCGCGTTGCAGGATGCGATGACCGAGCTGGAAGGCGGTGCGGGCTGTGTGCTCTACCCCTGCGGCGCGGCTGCCGTGGCGAACGCGATTCTGGCGTTTGTCGAGGCGGGCGACCACGTACTGATGAGCGGTGCGGTCTATGAACCGACGCAGGATTTCTGTACTAAAATTCTCGCTAAGCTGCAGGTTTCCACCGGCTGGTTCGATCACTGCATCGGCAGTGAAATCGGTGAGCTGGTGCAACCCAACACCCGTGTTGTCTTCCTGGAGTCGCCCGCTTCAATCACGATGGAAGTTCAGGATATTCCGGCGATTGTGGCAGCGGTACGCGCTAAAGCGCCCGAGGCGATCATCATGATCGACAACACCTGGGCGGCCGGTATTCTGTTTAACGCGCTGGCGCACGGCATCGACATCTCGATTCAGGCTGGTACCAAATATCTGATTGGTCACAGCGATGCAATGATCGGCACGGCAGTCGCCAATGCATGCTGTATCGACCAGCTGCGTGAGAACTCTTATCTGATGGGCCAGATGGTGGATGCCGATACCGCCTACATGGCGAGCCGCGGTCTGCGCACGCTGGGCACCCGTCTGCGTCAGCATGAAGAGAGCGCGATTCAGGTGGCTGAGTGGCTGGCGGCGCGCCCGGAAGTGGCACGGGTCAATCATCCGGCACTGGCGCAAAGCAAAGGTCATGCATTCTGGCAGCGCGATTTTAACGGCAGCAGCGGCCTGTTCTCGTTCATCCTGCAGGAAAAATTAGACGCGCCCCAACTGGCGGAATATCTCGATCACTTCCATCATTTCAGCATGGCTTACTCCTGGGGCGGCTATGAATCGCTAATCCTGGCGAATCAGCCGGAAGAGCTGGCTGAGATTCGTCCGGCGGGCGGTGTGGATTTCACCGGCACGCTGGTGCGGCTGCACATTGGTCTGGAGCACGTTGATGATCTGCTGACTGACCTGGAGGCCGGTTTTGCGCGCCTGACGCGCTAA
- a CDS encoding TRAP transporter large permease: MDALILIGSLLVLLMVGFPVAFAVGLSAFIGAWWIDLPLEAVVIQVTNGINKFSLLTIPFFILAGAIMAEGGIARRLVNFAYIFVGFIRGGLSLVNIVASTFFGAISGSSVADTASIGSVMIPQMEEKGYPRDFAAAVTASGSVQAVLTPPSHNSVIYSLATGGMVTISSLFVAGIFPGLLLGACLMVMCLGFARKRGYPKGERIPFRQALKIFFDAFWGLFTVVIIMGGILSGIFTASESAAIACIWAFFVTMFIYRDFKWSQLHILLFRTIKTVTIVMVLIAFAAGFGAVMTFMQLPTIITEAFTSLSDNKYVILMCINILLLVVGTLMDMAPLILILTPVLLPVATALGVDPVHFGMIMLTNLGIGLITPPVGTVLFVASAVSKQKIEQVVGAMLPFYGMLFLVLMLITYIPAISLWLPRLMGVM; this comes from the coding sequence ATGGATGCATTGATCTTGATAGGCAGTTTGCTGGTGTTGCTGATGGTAGGTTTTCCGGTCGCCTTTGCGGTGGGACTGAGCGCCTTTATCGGCGCCTGGTGGATCGATCTGCCGCTGGAAGCGGTGGTGATTCAGGTCACCAACGGGATTAACAAATTTTCACTGCTGACCATTCCGTTCTTTATCCTCGCTGGCGCGATTATGGCGGAGGGCGGCATTGCCCGTCGCCTGGTCAACTTCGCCTATATCTTTGTCGGCTTTATTCGCGGCGGGCTGTCGCTGGTTAATATCGTCGCTTCAACCTTTTTTGGCGCTATCTCCGGGTCGTCGGTAGCCGATACCGCCTCGATTGGTTCGGTGATGATTCCGCAGATGGAGGAGAAAGGCTATCCGCGTGACTTTGCGGCTGCCGTAACCGCCAGCGGCTCCGTTCAGGCGGTGCTGACGCCCCCCAGCCACAACTCGGTGATTTACTCGCTGGCGACCGGCGGCATGGTGACTATCTCCTCGCTGTTTGTCGCCGGGATTTTTCCTGGCCTGCTGCTGGGGGCCTGCCTGATGGTGATGTGTCTGGGCTTTGCCCGTAAACGCGGCTACCCCAAAGGCGAGCGTATTCCGTTTCGTCAGGCGCTGAAGATTTTCTTCGACGCGTTCTGGGGGCTGTTTACCGTCGTGATCATCATGGGGGGGATCCTCTCCGGCATCTTTACCGCCTCGGAGTCCGCTGCGATTGCCTGTATCTGGGCGTTCTTCGTCACCATGTTTATCTATCGCGACTTTAAATGGAGTCAGCTGCATATCCTGCTGTTCCGCACCATTAAAACCGTCACCATCGTGATGGTGCTGATCGCTTTCGCGGCCGGGTTTGGCGCGGTAATGACCTTTATGCAGCTGCCAACCATTATTACCGAAGCGTTCACCAGCCTCTCCGATAACAAATATGTGATCCTGATGTGTATCAACATCCTGCTGCTGGTGGTGGGCACGCTGATGGATATGGCGCCGCTGATTCTGATCCTGACGCCGGTGCTGCTGCCGGTAGCCACCGCGCTGGGGGTCGATCCGGTTCACTTTGGCATGATCATGCTGACGAACCTGGGCATCGGGCTGATTACGCCGCCGGTCGGCACCGTGCTGTTTGTGGCCAGCGCGGTGAGTAAGCAGAAGATTGAGCAGGTCGTCGGGGCGATGCTGCCGTTCTACGGCATGCTGTTCCTGGTGCTGATGCTGATTACCTATATTCCCGCTATTTCACTCTGGTTACCGCGCCTGATGGGCGTGATGTAA